A single Pseudochaenichthys georgianus chromosome 10, fPseGeo1.2, whole genome shotgun sequence DNA region contains:
- the LOC139434720 gene encoding zinc finger protein ZFP2-like: MSKVQMLLSLKKQRVTADSGEIFALFEQTIAELEEELFLSKEENKRLQKLLDAVLQPQLRIHRADVQQLVVVKEEPLSDQQEWSSSLDQEEPDSPPHIKQEQEELRISQEGDQLQELEEADITKSTFTPDPVKSEDDKEKPQSSQPHQRQTDHMETEADGEVCRGPEPARNSDPESSLQPKTEDHTGDSSEDTDDSSEDTDDSSEDTDDSSEDTDDSSEPDTEDSADWKETREPASGSNSLKNRQESVSDPRHSAEKKPFRCSICKKAFRCRQDLNRHMRIHTGEKPFRCSICEKAFSQSGSLKEHMRVHTGEKAHSCSVCKKAFSHSRSLKEHMRVHTGEKPFKCSVCEKSCSRSVSLKEHMRVHTGEKTHSCSVCKKAFSRSRSLKEHMRVHTGEKPFKCSVCEKAFSQRGHVKKHMSVHTGEKPHRCSFCNKAFSRNENLKAHMRVHTGEKPFKCNVCDKRSKWRVHFKRHKCVGRQSSQLNEIQTEDNGEAEPPISSSAEHMETEADGEDNE; encoded by the exons atgagtaaagtccaaatgctgctgtcgttgaagaagcagcgagTCACTGCTGATTCTGGagagatatttgctctgtttgaacaaacaatagcagagctcgaggaggagctgtttctttccaaagaggagaacaagagactccagaaactactggacgctgttttacagcctcagcttcggatacaCAGAGCAG atgtccagcagctggtggtggttaaagaagagcctctctctgaccagcaggagtggagctccagtctggaccaggaggaaCCAGAttcccccccacacattaagcaggaacaggaggaactcaggatcagtcaggagggagatcagcttcaggagctggaggaggctgatatcaccaagtccactttcactcctgaccctgtgaagagtgaagatgataaagagaaacctcagtcctcacagcCTCATCAAAGGCAAACTgatcacatggaaacagaagctgatggagaggtctgtcgaggaccagaaccagccagaaactcagatccagagagcagtttacaaccaaagactgaggaccacactggagactcttctgaagacactgatgactcttctgaagacactgatgactcttctgaagacactgatgactcttctgaagacactgatgactcttctgaacctgacactgaagacagtgctgattggaaggagaccagagaacctgcctcaggctcaaactcactgaaaaatagacaagaatctgtcagtgatccCCGAcatagtgctgaaaagaaaccatTCAGATGCTcaatctgtaagaaagcttttagatgtagaCAAGATCTAAAtcgacacatgagaatccacacaggagagaaaccctttCGCTGCTCAATTtgtgagaaagctttttcacagagtggaagtttaaaggaacacatgagagtccacacaggagagaaagcacacagctgctcagtctgtaagaaagctttttcacacagTAGAAGTTTAAaagaacacatgagagtccacactggagagaaaccattcaaatgctcAGTTTGTGAGAAATCTTGTTCACGGAGTGTAAGtctaaaggaacacatgagagtccacacaggagagaaaacacacagctgctcagtctgtaagaaagctttttcacgcaGTAGAAGTTTAAaagaacacatgagagtccacacaggagagaaaccattcaaatgctcagtttgtgagaaagctttttcacagcgTGGACAtgtaaagaaacacatgagtgtccacacaggagagaaaccacacaggtGCTCATTCTGTAACAAAGCTTTTTCACGTAATGAAAatttaaaggcacacatgagagtccacacaggagagaaaccattcaaatgcaatgtttgtgacaaaagatcTAAATGGCGTGTTCATTTCAAAAGGcacaagtgtgttggtcgtcagtcctcacagcttaatgaaattcaaactgaggataacggagaggcagagcctccaatcagcagctcagctgaacacatggaaacagaagctgatggagaggacaaTGAATAA